The following is a genomic window from Afipia sp. P52-10.
CACTTTTGTCCAACCGGCACGAATAACGTGCAATCCTGCTCAAAATTCACCCGTAAACCTGCTCAAACCTTCGCACTGTCAGGCGGTGTCGTTGAGATGGCACGCCGACATCCAACCCGGAGCGACCTCTCGCAATTGCGGCACCTCCTCGCGGCAACGCGCAAACGCGTATGGACAGCGTGGGTGAAAGTGACAACCGCGCGGCGGATCGATCGGACTTGGAATCTCGCCCTCCAACGGGGCGAACGCATGCTTTCCCGCCTCCACCCGCGGCATATTGGCAAGCAAAGCCCGTGAGTATGGATGGCTGGGTGTCTTCAACACGACTTCGGCTGCCGCAATCTCCACCACGCGACCGAGATAAAGGATCGCGACGCGGTCGGCGATGTGCTGCACGACACCGAGGTCGTGACTGATGAACAGGTAAGCGAGGCCGAAATCCGCTCGCAGCTTCATGAATAGGTTGATCACCTGGGCCTGGATCGAGGCATCGAGCGCGGCAATCGCTTCGTCAGCGACGATCATGCGCGGCTTCACCGCAAGCGCACGCGCAATGCCGATGCGCGCTCTCTGACCGCCGGAAAACTGATGCGGATAACGATCCGCATAGACCGGATTGAGGCCGACCGTCTCCATCAGCTCCTGCACATAGGCATGGGCCTTCGCCGCCGGTACGATCCCGTGGAACACTGGCGCCTCACCGATGATATCTGCAATCCGCAAGCGCGGATTGAGCGACGACATCGGGTCCTGGAAAACCATCTGCACCGACAGGAATGCTCGCTTGCGCTGGTCTCGATCGAAAGCGGCGCGATCTTTGCCCTCAAATAGCACGGCACCGTCGCTCGCCTCTTGCAGGCCGGCGATAATGCGGCCGAGCGTCGATTTGCCTGAACCGGACTCGCCGACGAGACCGACCACCTCACCCGGCGCAACCGCAAGGTCGACCCGATCCAGCGCATGGATCACCGTATCCTTGCTACGCACGCCGAGTAGCGCGGCAATCCTGCCTGCAAGATCGGGCTTGCGCACGAACCGCTTGGAGATTTGGCGGGTTTGGATCACGGGTATCGTCACGCGGCAACACCCGCAGCCGCAAGAGGATTGTGGCAACGCAACCGCCGCTCGTGCCCCGCATCGGTTTCCGCCGGCGCCACCTGCCGACAAATGTCGAGCGCACGCGCGCAGCGCGGTGCAAACGCACACCCCGGCGGCAGCGCCAGCAACGACGGCGCGGCACCGGGGATCTGGTTCAGCGGCTTTCCGCGTGGGTTGCGCGCCGGCAGCGAACTCAGCAGGCCGCGTGTATAGGGATGTCTCGGCGCATTCAGCACCTCCACCGTCGGCCCCTCCTCGACGATACGTCCCGCATACATCACCGCGATGCGATCCGCGAGCTCCGAGACTACGGCGAGATCGTGGGTCACCCAGACGATGGCGGTGCCCGTCTCCGCAGCAAGCTTCTGCACCTGCGCCACGATCTGCGCCTGGATGGTCACGTCAAGTGCGGTGGTCGGCTCGTCTGCGATAATCAGCTCGGGGTTGTTCAGCAGCGCGATCGCAATCGCAACACGCTGGCGCATACCCCCTGAGAACTGGTGCGGATAGGCGCTCAGGCGCTCCTCGGGTGACGGAATCCCAACGCGGCCAAGCGCATCGCGGCAACGCTGGCGCGCGAGTTCAGCCGGAACCTTCTCATGCGCGAAGATCGTCTCCATCATCTGCGTATCGATCCGCAGCACCGGATTGAGCGTCATCATCGGATCCTGGAAGATCATCGCGATCTTGCGCCCCCGCAATGCTCGCCATTGCGCCTCGCGCGCACCGACCAGTTCCTGCCCGTCGAGGCGGATCGAACCCGCAACAATACGGCCGGGCGGATCGATCAGGCCGAGAATAGACAAGCCCGTCACCGTCTTGCCCGAACCCGACTCGCCGACAACGCCGAGCACCTCCCCGCGCCCGACGGTAATGTCCACGCCATCAACGGCGGCGATCACGCCGCGGCGGGTCAAGAAATGCACCTTGAGATCGCGAACCTCGAGAACCGCCGTCATACAGCACCTCATGCCTTCAGACGCGGGTTCAGCAGATCGCGCAAGCGATCGCCGACGAGGTTGATGGCGAGAATTGTCAGCAGCAACAGCAGACCGGGATAGACGCTGATCCAGTATTTGCCCGAAAGGATGTATTTGTATCCGTTGGCGATCAAGAGCCCCAGTGAGGGCTCGGTGATCGGCACACCGACGCCAAGGAACGACAACGTCGCTTCCAGCGAAATCGCATGTGCGACCTGGATGGTCGCCACCACCACCAGCGGCGGCAGACAGTTCGGCAACAGATGACGGAAGATGATGCGATGCGCGGGCAGCGCCAGGTTCTGCGCCGCATCGATGTACTCGCGCTGACGCTCCACCAATGCGCCGCCACGGATCGTGCGCGCATAGTAGGCCCATTGGACAGCCACGAGGGCGATGACGACCTTGTCGATTCCCTTGCCAAGCAGCGCCAGCAGGATCAACGCAATCAGGATCGCTGGAAACGAGAGCTGCAGATCGACGACCCGCATGATCGTCGAATCGATCCGGCCGCCGAAATAGGCCGCCGTTATGCCGAACGTGACGCCAATCGCGAGCGCGAGTGCGGTGGAGACGATGCCGACAAAGAATGACAGCTTCAGTCCGTAGAACATGGCAGACAGCATGTCGCGACCCTGGTCGTCCGTACCGAGCAGATAGAGCCTGCCCTCCATCGAGCGTTCGCCGGGCGCTAGCATGTTGTCGAAGATGGATATCTGCGACAGGTCGTACGGGTTCTGCGGGACGATGAGCGGCGCGAGCAGCGAGACCGCGATCAGCACCACGACGATCGCCAGCGCCGCCATCGCGATCCAGCTTCCGCAATAATCGGCAGCAAAACGTGCAAACGGCGTTTCGATATCGACGGTGGGAGGCGCAGCCTTGACGCTGAGATCGGACATCGCTCAGTTCCCCGTATCCGAAAGGCGGACGCGCGGATCCAACACCGAATAGAGGATATCGACGACCAGATTGATCAGCGCAAATAACGCCACGACGATCATCAGATAGGCGACGATCACCGGCCGATCGAGCCGCGCAATGGAATCGATCAGGAGCTTGCCGATGCCGGGCCAGGCGAACACGCTTTCGGTGACGACGGCGAAAGCGATCATGGAACCGAGTTCGAGGCCGAGCACGGTAACGATCGGGATCAGGATATTCTTCAGCACGTGCACGCCGAGGATGCGCTGCGGCGACAGACCCTTGGCGCGGGCAAAGCGTACATAATCCTGCAGCATCGCTTCGCGCGTTCCTGAATAAGCGAGGCGGATCACCAGCGACACCTTGTAGATGGCGAGCGTCAAAGCCGGCATCAGCAGGTTCGGCCAGCCGGCCGGATTGAGCAGCGACAGCTCGACGCCGAACAGGCTGCCGGTCGGTCCGCGGCCACCGGCAGGCAGCCACTGCAGCGTCACGGCGAAGCAAAGAATCAGCATGATGCCGAACCAGAAGTTCGGCAGCGAAAAGCCGACGATCGAGCCGGTCATGATGGTCCGGCCGAGCCAACTCTCACGTCGCAGGCCGGCGATGACCCCCAACGGAATGCCAACCACGATCGCCAGCGTCAGAGCCACGAACGCAAGTTCCATGGTCGCAGGCAGACGCTCGAGGATCAGCCCGACGGCGGATGTCCCATGCACGAAGGACGTGCCGAGATCGCCCCTGGCGAGATCCAGCAGGAAGATCAGGAATTGCTGCCAGAGCGGTTTGTCGAGACCGAGCCGCTCGATCGCTTGCGCCCTTTCGATCTGGTCCGCATCCGGCGCGAGCAGGACGTCGATCGGATTGCCGATCAGGAACACACCGAGAAAAACCAGGGCTGCCATCGCGAGGATGACGAAGATGCTCTGCCCGATGCGCCGGATCAGGAATGCGACCATTGCCTGCTCCCGGCGGCGCTCGGATCGCGAACCGCCAGTCGGACGCGGGTCACCTCGCGCGCCCTGCTATATTCACGTTTGATCCTTGCGGTATCCACCCTTGCGTACCCTACGGTCCGGGATCATCCCCTATCGTTGCACGGGTCCTAAGCCCTGCGCAACGATCCGGGCGATGTACCAGCACGAAACGTGCCAACCTTTTTGGCGAAGGCACGAAAGCGCATCTCGCGCTGCGGAAACCTTAAACTGATTTCCACATGTACAGGGTTTCACCTGTAAGCTAGAAGCGCCGGGGTCTAGACGAACGAACAGGAACGATGGCTGCTGGGCGGCGAACGATCAAGGATGTGGCGAGACTTGCAGGGGTCTCGCTGGGCAGTGCGTCACGCGCCTTGAGCGGCGCCGACAACGTCTCGGAAGACACGATCGCCCGGGTCAAGCGGGCAGCGGCCTCGCTGCGCTATCAGCCGAACCATGCAGCCCGCTCGCTGCGGTCCCGCTCGACCAAGACCATCGGCTGCATGTTCGCGGACATGACCAATCCGCTCTATGCCAAACTCTTCGATATGCTGGAAACCCGGCTGGAGCGGCAGGGTTATATGACTCTGATCTCCAACACTTCGAACCAGCTCGACCGCGAAATCCGTTCGCTGAAACTGCTTGCCGAGCGCGGTCTCGACGCGCTGATCGTCGCTCCCGCGCACGAGCGCAATCGCGAGCTGAACGATCTCCTTGCCCAATTGCCAATGCCGTATCTGGTGTTGGACCGGGAGGTTCTGGTCAAGGCAGATACGATCCTGTTCGACCACGCCGGCGGACTCACTCAGGTTGTCGAGCATTTGGCCGGGCTCGGCCACAAGCGGATCGGCCTCGTCACCGCCAATCTCAAGAGCCGCCCGGGCCGCCGCCGCATCTCCGCATTCAAGAGCGCGATGCGCGCCCAAGGATTGAAGATCCTCGAGGAGAATCTGGTTCTGCCACCGACCTCGATGAGCTCCGTCTACGACAGTGTCATCGAAATGCTGTCGCGCAAGGATCGTCCGACGGCCATCGTCGTGCAAGGTACCGGAATTCTCTCCTCCACCCTGAATGCGATCGCGACGCTCGGCCTGCGCATCCCCCGCGATCTATCGCTGGTGAGTATCGGCCGCGCCGATTTCATCCAGAACCACGTACCCGCCATTTCAACACTTCGGGTCGATTACGAGCGGTTGTCAGACGAAATCGCGGCACACCTGTTCGAGCGCCTCGGCAATGGAAACGGCCACACGCGCAAGCAGCAGCGACTGCGACGGCTGTTTCCTTACGTGTTCGAGGCTCGCGCCTCGACGGCTCCGCCACGCAAAGCGCCGGATTCCGCGTAAGCGGATCATCACCAACACCGGTCAGAGAGCCGGAAGCGACAAACAGGAGAACCACATGAAGGTTAAAGACAAGGTCGTCGTCGTCACCGGCGGCGCCAAGGGGATCGGTAGGGCTCTCTGCGAGCGCTTCCATCGCGAAGATGCGAAGACGGTGATCGTTTCCGACATCGATATCAAGGAAGCCGAAGCCGTGGCGGCTACGATCGGCGGCGCCGCCTATCGCACCGATGTCACTAAGGAGGAAGACATCGTCCACCTCGTCAACGATGTGGAGCAGCGGTTCGGCCCGATCGACCTGTTCTGTTCGAATGCCGGCGTCGCCACAGGCATGAACCCGCTGACCGAGAACGCAGGCGGTGACAGCAACGATTTGTGGACGTTCGCCTGGCAGGTCCATGTGATGGCCCACGTCTACGCAGCGCGCATCCTGATCCCGCGCATGAAAGCCCGTGGCGGCGGCTATTTCCTGCAGACGATCTCCGCCGCCGGCCTGCTGTCGCAGGTTGGCAGCCCGGTCTACTCGACCACGAAGCATGCGGCCGTCGGCTTCGCCGAAAGCCTCGCCATCACCCACAAGGCCGACAACATCCGCGTATCGATGCTGTGCCCGCAGGCGGTGGATACGCCGCTGCTGCGCGCCGTGCCCACCGGACCGCAATCGCGTGATGGCATCTTGAGCGCGGAAACCGTGGCCGATGCAGTGATTGAGGGGCTGGACCGGGAGGCGTTCCTGATCCTGTCGCACAAGGAAGTCGCAGGCTATATGAAGTTCAAGGCGGATGACTATGACCGCTGGATCCGCGGCATGAACAAGCTGCAAATCTCCTCGCGCGAACGCGCGCAGGCCCAGGCTGGCCAGCAATAACGACGCACTATATCGACTACGAGACGTGCAGGACGGCTTTGCCGGTAAACTTGCGGTCCATGAGATCGGCGGCAACCCTGCCGATCTCATTCCATGATGTCTCCACTTCGATCTGCGGGGTGAGCAGCTTGCGCTGCACGAGATCGGCTAGTAGCGC
Proteins encoded in this region:
- a CDS encoding LacI family DNA-binding transcriptional regulator; protein product: MAAGRRTIKDVARLAGVSLGSASRALSGADNVSEDTIARVKRAAASLRYQPNHAARSLRSRSTKTIGCMFADMTNPLYAKLFDMLETRLERQGYMTLISNTSNQLDREIRSLKLLAERGLDALIVAPAHERNRELNDLLAQLPMPYLVLDREVLVKADTILFDHAGGLTQVVEHLAGLGHKRIGLVTANLKSRPGRRRISAFKSAMRAQGLKILEENLVLPPTSMSSVYDSVIEMLSRKDRPTAIVVQGTGILSSTLNAIATLGLRIPRDLSLVSIGRADFIQNHVPAISTLRVDYERLSDEIAAHLFERLGNGNGHTRKQQRLRRLFPYVFEARASTAPPRKAPDSA
- a CDS encoding ABC transporter ATP-binding protein — encoded protein: MTIPVIQTRQISKRFVRKPDLAGRIAALLGVRSKDTVIHALDRVDLAVAPGEVVGLVGESGSGKSTLGRIIAGLQEASDGAVLFEGKDRAAFDRDQRKRAFLSVQMVFQDPMSSLNPRLRIADIIGEAPVFHGIVPAAKAHAYVQELMETVGLNPVYADRYPHQFSGGQRARIGIARALAVKPRMIVADEAIAALDASIQAQVINLFMKLRADFGLAYLFISHDLGVVQHIADRVAILYLGRVVEIAAAEVVLKTPSHPYSRALLANMPRVEAGKHAFAPLEGEIPSPIDPPRGCHFHPRCPYAFARCREEVPQLREVAPGWMSACHLNDTA
- a CDS encoding SDR family oxidoreductase, whose translation is MKVKDKVVVVTGGAKGIGRALCERFHREDAKTVIVSDIDIKEAEAVAATIGGAAYRTDVTKEEDIVHLVNDVEQRFGPIDLFCSNAGVATGMNPLTENAGGDSNDLWTFAWQVHVMAHVYAARILIPRMKARGGGYFLQTISAAGLLSQVGSPVYSTTKHAAVGFAESLAITHKADNIRVSMLCPQAVDTPLLRAVPTGPQSRDGILSAETVADAVIEGLDREAFLILSHKEVAGYMKFKADDYDRWIRGMNKLQISSRERAQAQAGQQ
- a CDS encoding ABC transporter permease — protein: MSDLSVKAAPPTVDIETPFARFAADYCGSWIAMAALAIVVVLIAVSLLAPLIVPQNPYDLSQISIFDNMLAPGERSMEGRLYLLGTDDQGRDMLSAMFYGLKLSFFVGIVSTALALAIGVTFGITAAYFGGRIDSTIMRVVDLQLSFPAILIALILLALLGKGIDKVVIALVAVQWAYYARTIRGGALVERQREYIDAAQNLALPAHRIIFRHLLPNCLPPLVVVATIQVAHAISLEATLSFLGVGVPITEPSLGLLIANGYKYILSGKYWISVYPGLLLLLTILAINLVGDRLRDLLNPRLKA
- a CDS encoding ABC transporter permease: MVAFLIRRIGQSIFVILAMAALVFLGVFLIGNPIDVLLAPDADQIERAQAIERLGLDKPLWQQFLIFLLDLARGDLGTSFVHGTSAVGLILERLPATMELAFVALTLAIVVGIPLGVIAGLRRESWLGRTIMTGSIVGFSLPNFWFGIMLILCFAVTLQWLPAGGRGPTGSLFGVELSLLNPAGWPNLLMPALTLAIYKVSLVIRLAYSGTREAMLQDYVRFARAKGLSPQRILGVHVLKNILIPIVTVLGLELGSMIAFAVVTESVFAWPGIGKLLIDSIARLDRPVIVAYLMIVVALFALINLVVDILYSVLDPRVRLSDTGN
- a CDS encoding ABC transporter ATP-binding protein, translating into MTAVLEVRDLKVHFLTRRGVIAAVDGVDITVGRGEVLGVVGESGSGKTVTGLSILGLIDPPGRIVAGSIRLDGQELVGAREAQWRALRGRKIAMIFQDPMMTLNPVLRIDTQMMETIFAHEKVPAELARQRCRDALGRVGIPSPEERLSAYPHQFSGGMRQRVAIAIALLNNPELIIADEPTTALDVTIQAQIVAQVQKLAAETGTAIVWVTHDLAVVSELADRIAVMYAGRIVEEGPTVEVLNAPRHPYTRGLLSSLPARNPRGKPLNQIPGAAPSLLALPPGCAFAPRCARALDICRQVAPAETDAGHERRLRCHNPLAAAGVAA